TTAATTGAGAATGAGCCCTATTTGCAGCAAGCCCTGACCACGCTCAAACCTGCTGTGGTCAATGCGACGCGGTCTGAGCATGGGCAACCTTACTCGTTGTTGGCAGTTCCAACGTCCTATAAAGATCAGCCAAACGGGGTGATCATTCTGCATCAGTTCGATCGCAGCCGCATCTGGAATGAGGTTGAGGTAGAGCTGATTCAAGAACTTGCCGATCAGGTTGGTACGGGGATTGCCCACGCAACGCTGTTTGCTGCCAGTCATAGCCTCGCCGCTGAACTGCAAAAGGCAAACGACAGCCTGCGTCAACAACATCAGGAACTAGAGGAAGCCCGCAAACAAGCGGAGGAAGCCTCTCGCCTCAAGAGTGAATTTTTAGCGAACACCTCTCACGAGTTGCGGACTCCCCTGAACGGGATGATTGGCTTCTTAAAGCTGATCATGGATGGTATGGCAGATGATCCGGCTGAACAGAGTGAATTCATCGAGGAAGCCCATCGTTCTGCGGTTCACTTGCTAAACATCATCAACGACATTTTGGATGTCGCCCGAATTGAAGCGGGCAAGATGCCGCTGGATCTCGACCCGGTGAAGTTGGATGACCTGCTAACGGATGTTGAGAAATTTACTCGACCGCAGGCACAGCAAAAGCATCTGAGCTTTGAGATTTTGACCCCCAATACGCGGGATGAGGTGATTCTCTACGGCAACTATCAGCGACTTTTGCAGGTCATGCTGAATCTAGTAGGGAACGCGATCAAATTTACCCATGAAGGGGGCATTACGATTACGGCTGAGATTTTGCCCAAGAAAGTGGTTGTCCACAACCAGGAAAGACCTGGATTCGTCAAGATCAGCGTGGCTGACACGGGAATCGGGGTTTCGTTAGAGAAACAAGATAAGTTATTCCAAACCTTTAGCCAGGTAGACGGTTCCCGCACCCGGCAGTATGGTGGAACGGGGTTAGGGCTGACCATCTCCCAAAAGCTGGTGGAAGCGATGGGCGGCGTCGTCAACTTTTACAGTATGGGTGAAGGGTTGGGTTCAACCGTAACCTTCACCGTGCCGCTCTATCAGGAGCCAGTGATGATTGCAAGCCCTCTGACCAATCCAGCAGACCTCCTCAAAGAAATTTAGTGTCTGTAGGATTACTCCCCTCCTCAACCTTGCCGTTGTGCCATGAGGCGATCGCAAGCGGCGGTGAAATCCTCAGTTGTGATTTGCAGATCTCTAGGGTGGGTGAGTCCTTGATTGCGATAGCGACGGACAGCCTCTAAAGCAGCCTGATTACTCAACAGAGCCAGATCCGCCCCATTCCAGCCTTCGGTTTGGGCTGCCCAGTGAGCGAGATCCACCTGGGCAAGAGGACGATCTTGATTGTGAACTTGCAGGATAGCAAGGCGGCTT
Above is a genomic segment from Oscillatoria sp. FACHB-1407 containing:
- a CDS encoding GAF domain-containing sensor histidine kinase, producing the protein MAKQLDPVLPAPGVDLVLVQNAAGQCLSFYWRDAEQHHLAPDQLIGKPLEDKFVAIAQESYLSRIHRILEYLVPEQFNYPFYCGDQYLVFDLNISPVLMPQGSATAVVVVGQFLYTCSKFEALELVDSIAYPSLPPSSSRYQKLLTQVAWNIRRTLDLETIWQQTVNGLGNALEASRCLLCPFESADNPLEVVAEYHQPSLESMLGQHFLIENEPYLQQALTTLKPAVVNATRSEHGQPYSLLAVPTSYKDQPNGVIILHQFDRSRIWNEVEVELIQELADQVGTGIAHATLFAASHSLAAELQKANDSLRQQHQELEEARKQAEEASRLKSEFLANTSHELRTPLNGMIGFLKLIMDGMADDPAEQSEFIEEAHRSAVHLLNIINDILDVARIEAGKMPLDLDPVKLDDLLTDVEKFTRPQAQQKHLSFEILTPNTRDEVILYGNYQRLLQVMLNLVGNAIKFTHEGGITITAEILPKKVVVHNQERPGFVKISVADTGIGVSLEKQDKLFQTFSQVDGSRTRQYGGTGLGLTISQKLVEAMGGVVNFYSMGEGLGSTVTFTVPLYQEPVMIASPLTNPADLLKEI